A window of Trichoderma atroviride chromosome 3, complete sequence contains these coding sequences:
- a CDS encoding uncharacterized protein (EggNog:ENOG41) yields the protein MFSRLFKSASSSAAAPSTTPAKMYSSMSSSGFLRVDYKSNPVDIPDTFLTGPASEPVTITPVPFKESGLPEYTKCKAWTLDNVLSREECRELIAYAEASAVLEKPGESPWKPALVSVAPGLEASAPGYRHSDRIVWDTQLLVDRLWDRCAQAEGLQELVATAPCPRPNTSQGTWKFAGLNERMRFLKYGPGMFFRRHCDAAYRSEKDSDVITETYYTLHLYLSDEGLVGGATAFSSPNGKRRMDVNPKAGSVLIFQHPMLYHEGADVMEGLKYTMRTEIMYRWEDAPKAEAQN from the exons ATGTTCTCCCGGTTATTCAAATccgcctcttcatctgcagcagctccttcAACAACACCTGCCAAAATGTATTCCAGCATGTCATCAAGTGGCTTCCTCCGCGTAGACTACAAGTCTAATCCTGTGGACATTCCCGACACATTTCTCACCGGCCCGGCATCTGAGCCCGTCACAATAACACCCGTCCCGTTCAAAGAATCTGGGCTGCCCGAGTACACTAAATGCAAGGCGTGGACCCTCGACAACGTCCTCTCTCGAGAGGAGTGCAGGGAGCTAATTGCTTACGCCGAGGCTTCTGCCGTCCTGGAGAAGCCAGGCGAGTCTCCCTGGAAACCCGCTCTTGTTAGTGTAGCCCCAGGATTGGAAGCGTCAGCCCCAGGATATCGCCACAGCGATCGAATCGTATGGGACACGCAGCTTCTCGTTGACCGTCTATGGGACCGCTGTGCTCAAGCCGAAGGGCTGCAGGAGCTCGTTGCCACGGCTCCATGTCCAAGACCAAACACTAGCCAGGGCACATGGAAGTTTGCCGGCTTAAACGAGCGCATGAGGTTCCTCAAGTATGGGCCTGGCATGTTCTTCAGGA GGCACTGTGATGCCGCGTACCGATCCGAAAAAGATAGCGATGTTATTACGGAGACGTACTATACGCTGCATCTCTACCTCAGCGATGAAGGTCTCGTCGGCGGAGCGACCGCTTTTTCATCGCCCAATGGAAAGAGGCGCATGGATGTCAATCCCAAGGCAGGCAgcgtcctcatcttccagcatcCCATGCTCTACCATGAAGGAGCAGATGTCATGGAAGGTCTCAAGTATACGATGAGGACGGAAATCATGTATCGGTGGGAGGATGCGCCAAAGGCTGAAGCGCAAAATTAG
- a CDS encoding uncharacterized protein (SECRETED:SignalP(1-19)): MILRGAIFVLLALVSLALCAEDFYKILGVDKSATDKQLKSAYRQLSKKFHPDKNPGDETAHEKFVQVSEAYEVLSDSELRKVYDRYGHDGVQSHRQRGGGGGGGDPFDLFSRFFGGHGHFGRSSREPRGSNVEVKVEISLRDFYNGATTEFQWEKQHICEKCEGSGSADGKVETCNICGGHGIRIVKQQLAPGMFQQMQVRCDHCGGTGKSIKNKCPICRGNRVERKLSTVSLTVERGIGRDAKVVFENEADQSPDWVPGDLIVNLAEATPSYDDNPDQVDGTFFRRKGHDLYWTEVLSLREAWMGGWTRNLTHLDKHVVRLGRERGQVVQGGLVETIAGEGMPVWHEEGESVYHTHEFGNLYVTYEVILPDQMDKKMENEFWDLWEKWRLKKGVDLHKDSGRPDIKHERDEL; this comes from the exons ATGATACTCCGCGGGGCGATCTTCGTCTTGTTGGCTCTAGTATCGCTTGCCTTGTGCGCCGAAGACTTCTACAAG ATCTTGGGAGTCGATAAATCTGCGACAGATAAGCAGCTGAAGTCTGCCTACCGCCAACTTTCGAAGAAGTTCCACCCCGACAAGAATCC aGGCGATGAAACAGCACACGAGAAGTTTGTTCAAGTCTCCGAAGCCTACGAAGTGCTAAGCGATTCCGAGCTTCGAAAAGTCTACGACCGCTATGGCCACGACGGCGTCCAGTCCCATCGTCAACGTGgtggaggcggtggtggaggCGACCCCTTCGACCTCTTTAGCAGATTCTTTGGCGGCCATGGACATTTCGGAAGATCAAGTCGCGAGCCCCGAGGCAGCAATGTCGAGGTCAAAGTAGAAATTTCCCTTCGCGACTTTTATAACGGCGCCACTACCGAGTTCCAATGGGAGAAGCAGCACATCTGTGAGAAATGCGAGGGTTCGGGCAGCGCAGACGGAAAAGTCGAGACTTGCAACATTTGCGGTGGACACGGTATCCGAATAGTCAAGCAACAGCTTGCCCCCGGCATGTTCCAGCAGATGCAGGTTCGTTGCGACCACTGTGGTGGCACAGGCAAGAGCATAAAGAACAAGTGTCCCATCTGCCGTGGCAATCGGGTTGAGCGTAAATTGTCAACGGTCAGCCTGACTGTCGAGCGCGGTATTGGCCGAGACGCAAAAGTGGTGTTTGAGAACGAGGCCGACCAAAGCCCAGACTGGGTTCCCGGCGATCTCATTGTCAATCTTGCCGAGGCTACCCCGTCGTATGATGATAACCCCGATCAAGTCGACGGCACCTTCTTCCGACGCAAAGGCCACGATTTGTACTGGACAGAAGTTCTCTCTCTGCGTGAGGCTTGGATGGGCGGCTGGACTCGCAACCTCACTCACCTCGACAAGCACGTTGTGCGCCTCGGCCGCGAGCGTGGCCAGGTCGTTCAAGGTGGCCTGGTAGAGACCATTGCTGGTGAAGGTATGCCGGTATGGCACGAGGAAGGCGAAAGCGTCTACCATACGCACGAATTTGGCAACCTGTACGTTACGTACGAGGTTATTCTGCCAGACCAGAtggacaagaagatggagaacgAATTCTGGGACCTGTGGGAGAAGTGGCGATTGAAGAAAGGAGTAGACCTGCATAAAGATAGCGGGCGACCCGATATTAAGCATGAACGCGATGAGTTATGA
- a CDS encoding uncharacterized protein (TransMembrane:1 (o53-76i)), whose product MAIKAASIKIAPRLSRPAMTAISQGWDVDSVYAFETFAKVNAPSEPIDLFATMMPIVALWFTSLAYVVLIMFLVSIQLSEIRTERIPSNLRRGLTRRLEIKLSWIEKE is encoded by the coding sequence ATGGCCATTAAAGCCGCGAGTATAAAAATAGCCCCAAGGCTTAGCAGACCGGCCATGACTGCTATTAGCCAGGGTTGGGACGTAGATTCGGTGTACGCCTTCGAGACCTTTGCCAAAGTCAACGCTCCTTCAGAGCCAATCGATTTATTTGCCACCATGATGCCCATTGTGGCTCTCTGGTTTACCAGTCTCGCCTATGTAGTCCTTATTATGTTCTTGGTCTCGATTCAGCTGTCTGAGATACGCACAGAGCGAATCCCTTCAAATCTGCGACGAGGACTTACGAGAAGACTGGAAATTAAATTATCTTGGATCGAAAAAGAATGA
- a CDS encoding uncharacterized protein (EggNog:ENOG41) produces the protein MSNRGESVILPSNAVFLVHKVGGTKAGRGSQWETRTKSMRVAPDLAPRISVTVDRNNESKSNANSIDGDALEFVAYTPGKRQQLTKRSKEVKRGRRTKRSVTPPKDRSLVSVKKEPRLSRNPSPMPPELPVALVGHALLYINYYFHSIAADSYTLPCLLFNPAKRDWFPKMMEDEAWRCIILSLSANALASLTGSPSNYVDSHSLLDEALRQLKSRVASGSLPTDQTLGAISCLAMWSNDQGNHDKAWIHAQGLAELVKVRGGFANIDNRMRSKVYRGVFDIAVDVDKPPLLDEGLRDSPSREIISEDSLDSESELASTECRVPPRLSSIFHDITQLNTVVDDAMTRNIKLDTDNLYESVFGLYNRLLSCQSDKMSDCDNSLRISLILYIKSLTSVGRFNATSMNLVRKLQASIQGCLHSPSPLTRWKLFIGSIAASDGTTEQQWFLQHSAMAMGESDMASPDSWMTFQEELSSILWVKPVLEAAGYNLWLQITGANST, from the exons ATGTCGAATCGAGGCGAGAGCGTCATCCTCCCTAGCAATGCCGTCTTCCTAGTTCACAAGGTTGGCGGAACCAAAGCCGGTCGAGGATCTCAATGGGAAACTCGCACAAAGTCGATGCGCGTCGCTCCGGACCTGGCGCCTCGTATATCCGTGACAGTCGACAGAAACAATGAGTCGAAATCAAACGCCAACAGCATCGATGGGGATGCTCTGGAGTTTGTCGCCTACACACCTGGAAAACGACAACAGTTAACAAAGCGGTCAAAAGAGGTCAAACGCGGTCGGCGTACCAAACGCTCTGTTACACCACCAAAAGATCGCTCTCTGGTATCTGTTAAAAAGGAACCGAGGTTGTCTCGCAACCCAAGTCCTATGCCGCCGGAACTTCCCGTTGCCCTGGTAGGACATGCTCTTCTTTACATCAATTATT ACTTTCATTCAATTGCCGCTGACTCATATACCCTACCATGTCTTCTTTTCAACCCCGCCAAAAGAGACTGGTTTCCCAAAATGATGGAAGACGAAGCTTGGCGGTGTATCATTTTGTCTCTCTCGGCCAACGCGCTGGCTTCGCTGACAGGCTCCCCCTCCAATTACGTCGactctcactctcttcttgatGAGGCGCTGCGGCAACTCAAGAGCCGGGTCGCGTCTGGCTCTCTTCCCACGGATCAGACGCTGGGTGCAATATCATGTTTGGCCATGTGGAGC AATGACCAAGGTAATCATGATAAAGCTTGGATTCATGCCCAAGGTCTTGCAGAACTCGTCAAAGTGCGAGGCGGCTTTGCCAATATCGATAATAGGATGAGATCTAAAGTATATCG CGGCGTTTTTGATATTGCAGTAGACGTTGATAAGCCACCACTACTAGATGAAGGCCTCCGAGACTCTCCAAGCAGAGAAATTATTTCAGAAGACAGTTTAGACTCAGAATCCGAGCTAGCTTCAACCGAGTGCCGAGTCCCGCCGCGACTATCAAGCATCTTCCACGATATCACACAGCTTAACACCGTTGTTGACGATGCCATGACTCGCAACATCAAGCTGGATACGGATAACCTCTATGAGTCTGTCTTTGGGCTTTACAATCGCCTTCTCAGTTGCCAATCGGACAAGATGAGCGACTGCGACAACAGCCTCCGCATCTCTCTGATCTTATATATCAAGTCTCTTACATCAGTTGGGCGTTTCAACGCAACTTCGATGAACTTGGTTCGCAAGCTACAAGCTTCTATCCAAGGCTGCTTGCACTCTCCATCGCCTCTAACGCGATGGAAGCTATTTATCGGTAGTATCGCTGCTTCAGATGGGACTACTGAACAGCAGTGGTTCTTACAGCATTCAGCTATGGCCATGGGTGAGAGCGACATGGCCAGCCCAGACAGCTGGATGACGTTCCAGGAAGAGCTGAGCAGTATCTTGTGGGTTAAACCAGtccttgaagctgctggataTAATCTGTGGTTGCAGATAACGGGAGCCAACTCTACGTGA
- a CDS encoding uncharacterized protein (EggNog:ENOG41~TransMembrane:1 (o55-74i)), with amino-acid sequence MGGNVFWGLRDASMNHLYIYSGHAATALNKRIMRCLRDSTSENSLELFHLTPFAILKYAVWILTLVFISLRFWFRKYTRLLGTGISSRFKSIGMERSGLAPNACASCKVRKRRCDKKLPSCLECAKKQRRCDYDYVKRGSMLASSEQSDSLQEDNVSSQPITSTTNQYALPSSNLSALFFLDPPVFRNHNIDIPKAFARLPSSITGQLGNSQQQEEIGNRFFNTIHAWLPMVSRKRFYEDLRIHSENLSASADLAFLLLGMKLMTWQPLSEDDVSPVKQTARTATYIETKRFGFELEASGMFSLRVLQGLLLVAFYEVGHAIYPAAFMSIAACVRYAHALGIHPGGAAETKATADVGRRGRTEEGLVGSVSAGSVKKVPRSPLLKNPVNIDFGRFAVLIQAFALMSKVQRLTSSSRNIPPHLLKEEAQRLERAIKALYYFGRIERKPETGLPSSEFHSVSQISLIAIYTCSTIPIEMPDKFIESLADALNAPDYEDLVTAAQRGQDEISPFLIQLIYQASVILLKIENHQDENWSDPKVEKLKSALLWLDKRWKLAGVFYQALEAQQIALSRGLQLA; translated from the exons ATGGGCGGAAATGTGTTTTGGGGATTACGAGACGCCTCCATGAATCATTTGTACATATATTCCGGCCATGCTGCAACGGCGCTTAACAAACGAATTATGCGGTGCTTACGTGATTCGACTTCCGAGAATAGTCTTGAACTCTTCCATCTTACGCCTTTCGCCATTCTCAAGTACGCAGTATGGATCCTGACGCTGGTTTTCATCTCGCTGCGTTTTTGGTTTAGAAAATACACGAGATTGCTAGGGACTGGAATTTCCTCGCGATTCAAGTCTATCGGGATGGAAAGGTCGGGCCTCGCGCCAAATGCATGCGCCTCTTGCAAGGTGAGAAAGCGGCGATGCGACAAGAAACTCCCCAGTTGTCTTGAGTGTGCAAA GAAACAAAGGCGCTGCGACTACGATTACGTCAAAAGGGGTTCAATGTTGGCCTCTTCTGAGCAGTCAGATTCACTTCAAGAAGACAATGTCTCATCTCAACCTATAACTTCTACAACTAACCAATATGCGCTTCCTTCTTCCAATTTATCAGCTCTGTTTTTTCTTGATCCGCCCGTCTTTCGCAATCACAACATCGACATTCCCAAGGCGTTTGCCAGGTTGCCCAGCTCCATCACAGGACAGCTTGGTAACAGTCAGCAACAGGAAGAAATCGGCAACCGGTTCTTTAACACGATTCATGCATGGCTACCCATGGTATCCCGGAAAAGATTCTATGAAGATCTACGAATCCATTCTGAAAACCTCAGCGCCTCTGCCGACTTGGCTTTTTTACTCTTGGGCATGAAGCTGATGACATGGCAACCGCTTTcagaagatgatgtctcTCCAGTGAAGCAGACAGCTCGAACTGCGACGTACATTGAGACGAAAAGGTTTGGCTTCGAGCTCGAGGCATCCGGCATGTTCTCTCTCCGAGTGCTCCAAGGGCTACTTCTCGTGGCGTTTTATGAAGTTGGACATGCAATCTATCCCGCCGCGTTCATGTCTATAGCAGCGTGTGTGCGATATGCACATGCATTAGGCATACATCCAGGGGGGGCTGCAGAGACTAAAGCTACCGCTGACGTGGGTAGAAGAGGAAGAACGGAAGAGGGTCTGGTGGGCAGCGTTTCTGCTGGATCG GTCAAGAAAGTGCCCCGTTCGCCGCTGTTGAAGAATCCCGTCAACATAGACTTTGGGAGATTTGCAGTGCTAATACAGGCTTTTGCTCTCATGTCCAAGGTGCAACGACTCACGTCCTCTTCACGAAACATTCCACCACATCTGTTAAAGGAAGAGGCGCAACGGCTAGAGCGGGCCATTAAAGCTCTCTATTATTTCGGACGAATAGAGCGTAAACCGGAAACTGGGCTACCCAGTTCTGAATTTCACTCCGTATCTCAGAT CTCCTTGATAGCAATATATACCTGCTCAACCATTCCGATTGAGATGCCAGACAAGTTCATTGAATCGCTTGCCGATGCTCTAAACGCTCCCGACTATGAGGATCTTGTCACAGCTGCTCAGCGCGGACAGGATGAGATTTCTCCGTTTCTAATACAGTTGATATACCAAGCCTCTGTAATTCTCTTGAAAATCGAAAATCACCAAGATGAAAACTGGAGCGACCCAAAAGTagagaagctcaagagcgCCTTATTATGGTTAGACAAGAGGTGGAAGCTGGCAG GAGTGTTTTATCAAGCGTTAGAAGCTCAGCAAATCGCATTGTCAAGAGGTTTACAGTTGGCTTAA
- a CDS encoding uncharacterized protein (EggNog:ENOG41), translating to MKVPRGNGTQGEGTGTPLPKETLDILNAVDFSGKTILVTGTTHGLGEAISKHVLIRKVDRLIMGVRNVPRGEQVKRQLLSDPAVVAAKPNAKIDVFELEMEDYKSVQAFAARVYETTPALDVAIMNAGVGGAEYRRAKSTNHEKILQINLLSTAYLAIKLVPLLEKAAASNNGPGRLVLVGSYRQFESEIAEKKLTRKIIEYLDEKEKFDPIRRYNDVKLLLGLVTKELASRLDKSKVVVVEPTPTWTWSNFGSSYPDGPGKDWAFQVLKERGLSSEDAALHYLVAIDGDDDVHGQFLDDNTIAPRHPYTSTSEGEILQRELWKDLVEEFRKFDASISTVSVVNQ from the exons ATGAAGGTCCCCCGAGGCAATGGCACCCAAGGCGAGGGCACAGGCACACCTCTGCCAAAGGAGACGCTTGACATCCTCAACGCCGTTGACTTTAGTGGTAAAACAATCTTGGTTACTGGAACGACTCATGGCCTTGGAGAAGCCATCAGCAAGCACGTTCTCATCCGCAAGGTTGACAGATTAATCATGGGCGTCCGAAATGTGCCCAGAGGCGAACAAGTCAAGAGGCAGCTCCTCAGTGACCCGGCCGTGGTGGCTGCAAAACCCAATGCCAAAATTGACGTATTCGAGCTTGAAATGGAAGATTACAAGAGCGTGCAGGCATTTGCTGCACGAGTATACGAGACGACGCCTGCTTTGGACGTCGCCATAATGAACGCAGGCGTTGGAGGTGCCGAATATCGTCGCGCAAAGTCGACTAACCATGAGAAAATACTACAGATTAACCTCTTGTCAACTGCGTACTTGGCAATAAAATTGGTACCTTTACTCgagaaagcagcagcctcaaatAACGGACCAGGTCGCCTTGTCCTAGTCGGCAGCTACAGACAGTTTGAGAGTGAGATTGCCGAAAAGAAGCTCACGCGCAAAATAATTGAATACCTTGACGAAAAGGAGAAATTCGACCCCATTCGGAGATATAATGATGTCAAACTTCTTCTCGGTTTAGTTACCAAAGAGCTAGCCAGCCGCCTCGACAAGAGTAAAGTCGTTGTCGTTGAGCCTACTCCGACATGGACTTGGAGCAACTTTGGATCCAGTTATCCTGATGGCCCAGGAAAAGATTGGGCCTTTCAGGTATTGAAAGAGAGAGGTCTGTCATCAGAAGACGCTGCGTTGCATTATCTCGTTGCTatcgacggcgacgatgacgTTCATGGCCAATTTCTCGATGATAATACGATTGCTCC CCGCCACCCCTATACTTCGACCTCGGAAGGGGAGATTCTGCAAAGAGAGCTGTGGAAAGATTTGGTGGAAGAGTTTAGAAAGTTTGATGCCTCAATTTCTACAGTCTCTGTCGTCAATCAGTAA
- a CDS encoding uncharacterized protein (EggNog:ENOG41~SECRETED:SignalP(1-20)): MKSVATLATAGAAFVGLASACSTFNNVEVTFYGWPDNSPPGPGTAYDCGGRNYVAGGSGTYDDPITIATAESELSVCETVYIPLLKKYGRHEDDCTQCESDWNNGQAHIDIWTGSNSSGGGDAQIDCEDNLTSGGQYSIVRQPATDLEVDTTPLFVPPSTCNTGNIYEGNQASC, from the exons ATGAAGTCTGTCGCTACTCTTGCTACTGCGGGCGCCGCCTTCGTCGGCCTCGCCTCTGCATGCAGCACCTTCAACAATGTCGAGGTGACTTTCTATGGCTGGCCTGACAACTCTCCTCCTGGGCCCGGCACCGCCTACGACTGTGGCGGCCGTAACTACGTCGCTGGTG GTAGCGGAACTTACGACGACCCCATTACTATCGCTACTGCTGAGAGCGAGCTCAGCGTTTGCGAGACTGTCTACATTCCTCTTTTGAAGAAGTACGGTCGCCACGAAGATGACTGCACTCAATGCG AGTCGGACTGGAACAACGGCCAGGCTCACATTGATATCTGGACCGGCTCCAACTCTTCGGGTGGCGGCGATGCTCAAATTGACTGCGAGGACAACCTCACCTCTGGAGGCCAATACTCTATTGTCAGACAGCCTGCAACTGATCTCGAGGTCGACA CCACTCCCTTGTTCGTCCCTCCTAGCACTTGCAATACGGGCAACATTTACGAGGGCAACCAGGCTTCTTGCTAG
- a CDS encoding uncharacterized protein (EggNog:ENOG41~TransMembrane:1 (o12-41i)), whose translation MIRDCFTISTWLAIGAVIQGLLVVFVRPTYAVAPAALILLYKLSRTILQSFGLLHNPYMDDVIMGKFSAQHGDAAGNAPTEGAQNQIAVIKLASRSNHPMGIFGPGYKQIGDFFSAMIENLTEDEDSGFLGSSSYLCNGERLTANSIATCCYFRTVEDVHRFAHSPLHREAWDWWNNITASHPHLSIMHEMYNAPAKGWENIYVNNHRTGIANIYKPVIINGKEYQPITNAARGPLATQKGRLRQPKLSAGKGDLEKQESANVEY comes from the exons ATGATCCGCGATTGCTTCACCATTTCAACGTGGCTCGCGATCGGAGCCGTTATCCAGGGCCTCTTGGTTGTCTTTGTTCGACCAACGTATGCGGTTGCTCCGGCAGCGCTCATTTTGTTATATAAGCTATCGCGGACTATCCTCCAGAGCTTCGGTCTTCTCCATAACCCTTATATGGACGATGTCATCATGGGCAAATTCTCGGCGCAGCATGGAGACGCGGCTGGCAACGCGCCGACCGAGGGAGCACAAAACCAGATTGCGGTTATTAAACTGGCCTCAAGGTCAAATCA CCCCATGGGTATCTTTGGGCCTGGATATAAACAAATCGGAGATTTCTTCAGTGCAATGATCGAAAACCTTACCGAGGACGAGGATAGTGGGT TTCTTGGATCGTCGTCCTACCTGTGTAATGGCGAGCGGCTCACG GCCAACAGCATTGCCACATGCTGCTACTTCCGAACCGTAGAGGATGTCCATCGCTTTGCTCATTCACCTCTGCACCGCGAAGCTTGGGACTGGTGGAATAACATCACCGCAAGTCATCCTCATCTCAGTATCATGCACGAAATGTACAATGCGCCGGCAAAGGGCTGGGAGAACATTTACGTCAACAACCATCGCACTGGTATTG CAAACATCTACAAGCCTGTGATCATCAATGGAAAAGAATACCAGCCTATCACCAACGCTGCTCGTGGGCCATTGGCCACGCAAAAGGGACGATTAAGACAGCCTAAGCTGTCAGCTGGGAAAGGGGATCTCGAAAAGCAGGAGTCCGCCAATGTTGAATATTGA
- a CDS encoding uncharacterized protein (EggNog:ENOG41~TransMembrane:2 (i24-42o48-69i)) gives MDFQHFAPRIDKIPKRSRKDTVKIMYWNMIRDCFTISTWLAIGAVIQGLLVVFVRPTYAVAPAALILLYKLSRTILQSFGLLHNPYMDDVIMGKFSAQHGDAAGNAPTEGAQNQIAVIKLASRSNHPMGIFGPGYKQIGDFFSAMIENLTEDEDSGFLGSSSYLCNGERLTANSIATCCYFRTVEDVHRFAHSPLHREAWDWWNNITASHPHLSIMHEMYNAPAKGWENIYVNNHRTGIANIYKPVIINGKEYQPITNAARGPLATQKGRLRQPKLSAGKGDLEKQESANVEY, from the exons ATGGATTTCCAACATTTCGCCCCGCGGATTGACAAAATCCCCAAACGTTCACGGAAGGATACCGTCAAAATCATGTATTGGAAC ATGATCCGCGATTGCTTCACCATTTCAACGTGGCTCGCGATCGGAGCCGTTATCCAGGGCCTCTTGGTTGTCTTTGTTCGACCAACGTATGCGGTTGCTCCGGCAGCGCTCATTTTGTTATATAAGCTATCGCGGACTATCCTCCAGAGCTTCGGTCTTCTCCATAACCCTTATATGGACGATGTCATCATGGGCAAATTCTCGGCGCAGCATGGAGACGCGGCTGGCAACGCGCCGACCGAGGGAGCACAAAACCAGATTGCGGTTATTAAACTGGCCTCAAGGTCAAATCA CCCCATGGGTATCTTTGGGCCTGGATATAAACAAATCGGAGATTTCTTCAGTGCAATGATCGAAAACCTTACCGAGGACGAGGATAGTGGGT TTCTTGGATCGTCGTCCTACCTGTGTAATGGCGAGCGGCTCACG GCCAACAGCATTGCCACATGCTGCTACTTCCGAACCGTAGAGGATGTCCATCGCTTTGCTCATTCACCTCTGCACCGCGAAGCTTGGGACTGGTGGAATAACATCACCGCAAGTCATCCTCATCTCAGTATCATGCACGAAATGTACAATGCGCCGGCAAAGGGCTGGGAGAACATTTACGTCAACAACCATCGCACTGGTATTG CAAACATCTACAAGCCTGTGATCATCAATGGAAAAGAATACCAGCCTATCACCAACGCTGCTCGTGGGCCATTGGCCACGCAAAAGGGACGATTAAGACAGCCTAAGCTGTCAGCTGGGAAAGGGGATCTCGAAAAGCAGGAGTCCGCCAATGTTGAATATTGA
- a CDS encoding uncharacterized protein (SECRETED:SignalP(1-16)), with protein sequence MKKSTVLATLLPLVAADSDAANPQIRVAFHGDDGMVVSWNTFDRVPRPSVFWGRSKEHLTNIASSAVSVTYPTSTTYNNHVLIQGLRPDTTYYYIPAQLNEDTCYEPFNFTTSRRVGDKTPFSVAVVADLGTMGSEGLSTSAGKGVSSNNILKPGEKNTIDSLISSMPGYEFLWHVGDIAYADYWLKEEIQGFLPNTTVEEGYKVYESILNDFYNEMMPVTASRAYMVGPGNHEANCDNGGTTDKTHNITYDLSICMPGQTNFTGFKNHFRMPSDVSRGTGNFWYSWNSGMAHFIQLDTETDLGHGFIGPDEIGGTEGEGASPVNSKMNAQVNWLEADLKAVDRKLTPWIIVGGHRPWYLSYQNVTGTICWSCKDVFEPLFLKYDVDLVLSGHAHIYERQAPIAEGKIDPKELNNPSSPWYITNGAAGHYDGLDTLQSPRQQFSRFSLDTNNATYGWSKLTFHNATHLTHEFVASNNNTVLDSATLYKDHKC encoded by the coding sequence atgaagaaaagcaCTGTCCTGGCaactctgctgcctctggtGGCGGCAGATAGCGATGCTGCCAACCCCCAGATTCGGGTCGCTTTCCACGGCGACGATGGAATGGTAGTCAGCTGGAATACGTTTGATCGTGTTCCTCGTCCGAGTGTATTCTGGGGCAGGTCAAAGGAGCACCTCACCAACATTGCGTCGTCGGCCGTGTCTGTCACGTATCCCACTTCCACGACTTACAACAACCACGTGTTGATCCAGGGACTGAGGCCAGACACCACCTACTACTACATACCGGCACAGTTGAACGAAGACACGTGTTATGAGCCGTTCAACTTCACCACTAGCCGAAGAGTCGGCGACAAGACGCCATTCTcagtcgccgtcgtcgcAGACTTGGGAACCATGGGATCTGAGGGACTATCCACGTCCGCCGGCAAGGGTGTTTCCAGCAACAACATCCTCAAGCCAGGCGAGAAAAACACCATTGACTCGCTCATCAGCAGCATGCCGGGGTACGAGTTCCTGTGGCACGTTGGAGACATTGCCTACGCCGACTACTGGTTGAAGGAGGAGATTCAGGGATTCCTGCCCAACACCACCGTCGAGGAAGGGTACAAGGTGTACGAGTCCATCCTGAACGACTTTTACAACGAAATGATGCCCGTCACCGCATCTCGCGCCTACATGGTCGGGCCCGGAAACCACGAGGCGAACTGCGACAATGGCGGCACCACTGACAAGACGCACAACATCACATACGACCTCAGCATCTGCATGCCCGGACAGACCAACTTCACCGGCTTCAAGAACCATTTCCGCATGCCCAGCGATGTTTCCCGAGGCACTGGCAACTTCTGGTACAGCTGGAACAGCGGCATGGCTCATTTTATCCAGCTCGATACTGAAACCGATCTTGGACATGGCTTCATTGGTCCAGATGAGATTGGAGGCACTGAGGGTGAGGGTGCTAGTCCCGTGAATAGCAAGATGAACGCCCAGGTCAACTGGCTAGAAGCCGACTTGAAAGCCGTCGACCGCAAATTAACTCCGTGGATCATTGTCGGCGGCCATCGCCCTTGGTACCTCAGCTACCAGAACGTCACGGGCACCatctgctggagctgcaagGACGTCTTCGAGCCGCTATTCCTCAAATACGATGTGGATCTCGTTCTTTCTGGTCACGCCCACATTTACGAGCGTCAGGCTCCCATTgccgagggcaagattgACCCCAAGGAGTTAAACAACCCAAGCTCACCATGGTACATTACCAATGGCGCAGCTGGTCACTACGATGGATTGGACACGCTGCAGAGTCCTCGACAGCAGTTTAGCCGGTTCTCGCTCGATACGAACAATGCGACTTATGGATGGAGCAAGTTAACGTTTCATAATGCTACGCATCTTACGCACGAGTTTGTTGCGAGTAATAACAATACTGTTCTTGACTCGGCGACTCTGTATAAGGATCACAAGTGTTGA